Below is a window of Desmonostoc muscorum LEGE 12446 DNA.
AAAGACGAATTGCGTCTTAACCTTTTTTTAGTCAAAGGCGATCGCACTTTTGTCGGGATTTTCAACAAATAAATTATCCCAAATTATTTGTACATTTGTAGGGGCGCACAGCTGTGCGCCCCTACGATGGGATGTTTTTTTCATTGGAAGTCCCTAATCACTGATCATTAAAATCTCCCCGTCAGTCTAATGATGGGCACACCAAGGCGTTGGTTGTGCATCTAAACAAACGACTAGCGTGCATCAAACATGGGATCCAGTCTGCTTCACTAGTTATACCTAAATGAAACTCCTACGTAACCCAGGACTGATGCACGCTATCAAATAATTAAACAGATGTACTAGCTAGCCGCCGACCAAAAATCGTTATTTGATTCCTGCTATTTGGCGATAAGGTACAGACTTTTCGATATCAATGTTGAATGACGAAACTCTTTGTGGAGCATTGCCAGTTGCATTGATACTTTGCGCCATACCCAAGAATTGAGATGGATCGCCAGCTTTGGGCTTCTGTTCTTGGGGGATGAACCGACGTACTTCTACCTGCCAAATAATTTGGGGGAAGCCCAGTTTGGCACGGTGGTAATCCTCGTATCGCGGAGATTTGATGTTGAAAGGCAACTCACCTTCAGCGCGAGATGGCAGAATACGACGCCGTTGGTAAGGCACTGTAGAGTATCCAAAATTGCTCAGGTACTCTTCAGAGTCGAGTATTTGATCGATAAAGCCTTTAATACCCTTGGTAGCAACAACAATTGACCAAGCAATTTTTTCCCGCTCGCTGTATACGTCGCGTCCTAGAACTCGCTGTACTACTTGCTCAACAAAGCGGTAGTTGTTGTTGAGTTCGTAAAAGCTTTTCTTAAAGGTATTGGAAAGCACCAACCCACGAACAAAGTCGCGCACTGTAATCTGTCCATTACGGAGTTGCGACTCTAAGTATGTTTCGCGATCAGCAGCAAACGCATAGAAGAAAAGTTGACGATATGCTGCTTCGATCAGATCGCCAAAATCTGACGGAGAAAGCAGATTGTCTGTAGAAAAAATTCTGGGCTGTTCATCACCCGGCACTTCATATGCAGCTACACGCTGATTTTGACTTGAAGGTGCATATGTTAACAGAGGAATTGCCACTCTAAAGCCTCCATGTTCTTAATTAAAGTTAACAACTTTTAAATCACATATTAAGGGACGTAGTTGGATCAGAACCTCAGATTCTGATAAAGTTTCACGAAACTTAACCAAAAGTGGTTAAGTATTCGTAAGAAACACCGCTGAGCCTGCTGGATTTAAGCCACTGCCAGCTTCAGCAAGGCGCTGCGGCTTCCAGGTTAATGAATAGTGACATCTACTACACTGTTTGCAAAGCATAGGGTGTAGTGTTATCAGCTAATCCAGCTATTGGTTAGGATATGCTGAAGCTCACTTTCAAGTCCTGGAAATGCCCTACCGCAGGTTATGAATTTTCTTGCTTTATCGGGGTTTTTTGGGATTTAGCTAAATAAGTAAAAGCTTTGTTCACATAATTCAGATTAGGAGATTGAGTTTCACTTTTTTGAACTCAAGTAATAATTTTTAACATTTAGCAAAAGAAATTAAAGAAGAATGGGGAGTGGGGAATGGGGAGTAGGGAGTAGGGCATTGGGCATTGGTTATTCTTTCTCCCCCTGCCTCCCCTGCTCCCCCTGCTCCCTCATCTCCCTCATCTCCCTCATCTCCCTCATCTCCCTCATCTCCCTCATCTCCCCACTCCCCACTCCCCACTCCCCACTCCCTACTCCCCCTTACCTATCCAAAATTCCAGGGGATCTATGGTTGACTGACAGTAAGGCCAGCTACGCAAAGTTGCTTCCATTCCTGCTTCCCAGTAAGGTGGTTCTAGTCCCAGTCCTAAACACAGATGAGACAGAATATTAGCAAAATGCTGATTGTGACCAAAGTCTCCTAGATGAGCATGAGCGTATTCATGGACGACGATACCGAACCAATCTTTGGGTGCAACTCGCCCGACATCTACCAGAATGGTGATTGGGTTTGTGAGAATGTTGCACAGACCGTCAATACCGAAAGATTGAGCGATGGGTACTGCAAAAATTTGGATGTGGCGGCGCTCTTGGGGATGAAAGCACTGATGACAGGCTTCCAGATAGGTGTTGATCCGAGCGTTAACGGTGTTAATGTTTTTGCCGATCCAAGTGCAAATCGCAATGCGATCGCGCAGGTTATCGAATACATCCACCATACCCGGTTCTAGAGCAAATCCCTGTACCAGATGTAGATAATCTCGCCCACGAGTAAAAGCATCGGTCTGCTTGAGAATCATTCACCAGCCTAAAACGGAATAAAACTGTTGTTTAGAAGTTACCTCTTCTTTGTTGGAAACTTCTGAAGAAGTCTCAATGCGGGTTTCAGTGCAAAAGGATGCAGTGCTGAAGCCACCAAACCGTTTTACTGTACTGCTTCGCAGTCTCATATTTGGGCTGGCGAACCAAAATCGCTCAATGGAGCTCATTGTTTCGTATTCGGTTGTCAACACTAATCCATCTTCATCATCCATGTGAAAAAGACCGATCACGGGCACAATTTCCGCGTAGCCTCTTTCGCGGAGTAATTTGCCTTGTCTTGGGTTATCGGCATCAGGCACGATCGCAAATATGGTTTTACCTTGATGATTTTCCTCGTCCTCTCTATCCCAAGCCATTGTCCCTAACCAGCGCACCCTTGACCCCCCTACTGCAAGGCTAGGGTCAATCTGATGATACTGGCACAGTTCAATGATTTCTGGATGATCGGCAGCCAGAGTTTCCACCTGTATGTCAGATTCTCCCGTCTCTGAGCGCTTGAACGCCAGGTGATGGGTTGCACGTTGCGATCGCCACTTACCAGCACTTAGCTGAAAAAATTCCATTACGTCTATCAATCTTCTGACTCCTACGTTTGACTCCTGCGGATGATGTAACCCTTGTTTTTTCTTTTTAAACTTGTTGGTATATAAACATTCTAAACATTACAGCCATCAGCGCTTAGCTTCAACAAACTCCTCACAAAGGAAGAGAGGAACATGTTTTTTAGTAATTGTAAACTTTTATAATGTTAACTTCTCATCACTTGACAATATGGACATTTTAATATCTCAGTGCTAGACTAACAGAAAGTGATGCCCACGCCTACGCCTTCACAGTACCAGTAACAACAAACACCTTCGATCCAGTGAACCAGAGGAGTGAATCTTATGGACTTCCCCATAGAACTAACCTTAGAGCAACAGTTTCGCTTAAAGAATTTGAAAGACCAGGTAAAGAATTTGAGTCAAGAAGAGGCTCAGGAATTCTTACTAGAAGTTTTACGGCAGATGATGGTGAAAGATAATTTGGTCAAACATCTGCTCAAACAAGCCTGAGCCACTAAAAAAAGAATATTTTTCCCTAAGACTTAGGCTGTGGCTGCATAAGTCTTAATTTTTTTGGGGATTGGGGAGTGGGGAGTGGGGAGTGGGGGAGATGAGGGAGATGAGGGAGATGAGGGAGCAGGGGAAGCAGGGGAAGCAGGGGAAGCAGGGGGAGGATAACTCTTAACTACTAACTCAGCACTCCCCATGCCCAATGCCCTACTCCCTACTCCCCACTCCCTACTCCCCAAAAAAATATTACAGATTATTACTTTCTCTCTCATAGAAAAGACTAGGGTACTATTAATCCCCTATGTTTTACTTTGGCTACTCGCAGTTCATCTGACGAAACTAAGCCGAAAATAATATCCGCCATTTGTGAATATTAAGGAGAACTCATGGTTCTTGATGCTTTTTCCAGAGCTGTAATTACAGCAGATGCTAAAGGTGCTGCTATTGGTGGTGCTGACTTAGATGCCCTCAAGGGATTCATTGCTGCTGGCAACAAGCGCCTTGATGCTGTGAATGCGATCGCCAGCAACGCTAGCTGTGCTGTTTCCGACGCCATTGCTGGAATCGCTTGCGAAAACACTGGTTTGCTTCAACCCGGTGGTAACTTGTACCCCACTCGTCGCCACGCTGCTTGTTTGCGTGATACCGAAATCATCCTGCGCTACGTAACCTACGCGTTGTTGGCTGGTGATTCTTCCGTATTAGACGATCGCGCTATCAACGGACTAAAAGAAACCTACTCCGCTTTGGGAGTTCCCATTAGCTCCACTGTACGTGCTATTCAAATCCTGAAAGCTATCAGTGTTGCTCACATCACCAACACCAACACCGAAGCTAACGCTGGTAACAAGTTCCGCAAACTGGAAGTTATCCAAGGCGACTGCTCTGCTCTAGCTGCTGAAGCTGCTAGCTACTTCGATCGCGTTATTTCTGCTCTGAGCTAGTAGCTCATAGTTAACGGCTATCTAGCCAAACGAAGTGAAATCAAAACCCGATCAAATCCCATCTGGAGTATAAAAAGCAATGAAATCAGTTATCACCACAGTTGTTTCTGCTGCTGATGCCGCAGGTCGTTTTCCTACCACCTCTGACCTAGAATCAGTTCAAGGTAGCATTCAACGTGCTACTGCTCGTCTAGAAGCTGCTGAAAAGCTGGCTTCTAACATCGATGCTGTAGCTAAAGAAGGTTATGATGCTGCCTTCAAGAAATATCCTTACTTAACCCAATCAGGTGAAGCTGGCGACACCCAAGTTAAGAAAGACAAGTGCCTCCGCGACATCAAGCACTACCTACGCTTGATCAACTACAGCTTAGTTGTTGGTGGTACCGGCCCATTGGATGAGTGGGGTATTGCAGGCGCTCGCGAAACATATCGCTCTTTGGGTCTGCCTACCGCTCCTTACGTTACCGCATTGACCTTCACTCGCGATCGCGCTTGCTCTCCTCGTGACTTGTCTCCTCAAGCATTGACTGAGTTCCGCGCTCTCCTCGACTACGTAATCAACTCCCTGTCATAGTACACGGATTGAGTAGCCGACGAGCGATCGTTGCACTCTAAAACTAGGGACTCTCGGTCTATTGCTTTGCCTAGATTAGGTTGAGCGATGGACTTAGAGTCCCTCAGTTGTAAATAAAAGAATTCAGAATTCAGAATTCAGAATTCAGAATTCAGGATTCAAAACGAAATTTTTTCTTATGACGACAGATTCTCTATTTGAACAGTTAAAACACCCTAACCCGAATCTGCGGGAACGGGCTATGTGGCAGCTCGCAGAAGTCCGCGATGAAAATACGATTCCTCGACTGATGAGTATTTTGGATGATGAAGATGTGACCTATCGTCGAGCTGCGGTAAAGGCATTGGGTGCCATTGGTGTAGATGCTGTACCAGCAGTGGTAGAGTCATTGGTCAATAGTGATAACCCCACCATTCGGGGCAGTTGTGCTAAAGCCTTGGCACAAATCGCCGCCAATCATCCAGACGTACCCTTCCCAGAAGAGGGTTTACAGGGATTAAAAACAGCACTCAATGACGAAAATGGTGTTGTATATATTGCATCTGTGATGGCTCTGGGTGAGATTGGTTCTCCTGCCTTTGAAATTTTAACTGAAGCTTTGAAAACCACAGATAATGTTGCGGTAGCTGTGGCGATCGTCAATGCACTCGGTTCAATGGGTGATGTCCGAGGGGTGGAAGTGCTGACAGCATTGACTAACGATGAAACTGTCGATACTTATGTTCGGGAGTCAGCGGTGAGTGCCTTACCTCGATTAGAGCAGGTGATTAAATATAGCAGAAATTGACACTCCTGGGCGTCATGCTGAGGATTCTTGCTTCGCGGGGATTCCAATGAATTTACCCGAACTCTTGCATCTTGACCGTATGCCCTACGGCTGCAAGTCCCCTCTGGAGAACTACTTGAGCGGCCGCCACATCTCTATCAGTGGTATAGCCACAATTTGAGCAAACATGAGTACGTTGTGACAATTCCTTTTTACCTGTTTCAACACCGCAGTTAGGACAAATCTGACTGGTTTTTCGGCTATCTACTTTTTGGAAATAGACACCACGTTGAAAACAGGTTTGCTCTAGAATGTTGAAGAATTGACCAAACCCTGCATCTAAACAATGCTTGCCCAGCATTCCACTGGACAAACCAATTAGATTTAAATCTTCAACAAATACCATTCCGGTATTGTTGCAGATTTGGTGAGACATTTTTCTATGCCAGTCTTTACGACAATTAGCAACGTACTCATGCAATGAAGCAACTTTCTTTTGTGCTTTCTTCCAATTGTTCGAGCCGTGGGGTTTTTTAGAAACACGCTGTTGCAGCAATTTCAGCTTGCGTTCGGCATCTACAAAAAACCTCGGACGCTTGATAGTTAGACCATTAGAAGTTGCAATAAAACTGGTTAACCCTACATCAATCCCTAATGCTTCCCCGTGTGGCGTTGGCTGGGGTACGGACACATCCCATTGAATAGTTAGCATCACATACCATCCAGAAACACGCTTGACCACACGCGCCTGTTTGATTATCCCTCCGTCACAAATCTGTCGGGACTGACGAACTTTCACTTCCCCAATTACAGGTAATTTTATGTACCCATTACCTAATGAATTTACTCCCAATTGTGGGAACGAAAAAGACCGCATCCGTCCTGGCTTTTTAAAGCGGGGAAACCCATGATTTTGTTCCCACATACTTACAAAAGCCTTTTCAAGTCGCCTTAATGTCTGCTGTAAAGACTGAGCATTGACACGTTTTAAGTATTCGCTTTTTTTGCGTGCAGCAGTTAAAGACTTGCACTGATTAGCAAATGTTGGACGGGGAGCATCAGCAGGGATGATGTATTCAGAATGAAGTGAGCAAGCATTAACCCGACAGCTACGAGACTTATACCAATCCTTGCGCTCTGCTAGAGCGTGGTTGTAAACCCGTCTATGAGTTTCTAACCATTCCTCAAACATCACAACTTGGGACTGTGTTGGCTTTAATTTAAACTCGTAAGTTAGGTTAAACACTTAATCACCTCGTGACTTATTTTAATACATCTAACAATCGTTATGACGGTTTTTAGAATAAAGTCGCCCTAGAAGGGCGAGGCTCTAACCCCATGTTTGTGGTAGCGATCGCCCTTGGCGTTGGCGCAGCGATCGCTTTTAAATGCAACTCCCTTAATTAATATTTAGATAAACAGGCTAGGTGTGACCTTAAAGTAATCTCCAAGTGCCTTAGCTTGTGCCTTACTAATTGAGCGTTTGCCGTTCACAACCTCAGACACCACGCCACTCGACCCGATGATGCCCACTAAGTCAGCTTGACGGGTATCACTTGCTTCCATTATGTGTTGGAGAATTTCATGGGGTGCAGATTCATCCATTGGATAGTTCTGGGCTTCATAAGCTTCAATCAAAGTTACTATCAGTTTATGCAAGGCTTGCTCTTCTGGAGTGCGGTTCTTGGCAAACGTTAGGCGCTCTGCAATTGCTAGGGCGCGATCGTACTCTTCTTCCGTCTCGATCGCCTTGGGAGCAACTTCAGCTAGTAGCTTACTATAAGCAGCTTGGTCAAAAGTAAGGGTCATTTTTCCAGTTGCCTTTGTCGTATTCGCTATGGGTCAGAAAATATTTGTAGTAAACTGTTTGGTCTTCGTAATCTATACCGACAATCAGGCGATAGTCATTACCTTTGATGTTAAAAACAGTAAAATTTCCAACCGCTTCAGCATCCCGATAAATCTGACGAACGTCCTCCAAGTTCTGCCATTCTGCTTTTTTGAGGGTTGTGTACCAATTGTCGATTTGCTTTTTGACATCGGGGTGCTGAGAAGCATCAGTGCGGAGGTTACGAATCGCAATCAGATGCATTCGTCTCTATGTTTTCTTGGATATACATCAATCAACGAAAATTAATTCCTATTTCAACACTCTCAAAATGAGAGCAAAATGTCAAGGTGTAAGTTTCTGTCGCCTTATGAGGCGTGATGCGTAAAACCCCCGAATTTTATTCGGGGGATATAAGCGAATGCGCCAAATTTATTTGGCAGTGTTTATGTAAGTCATGGTAACATAAGATTGTGGTTAATTGGTCGATGCCATGATTGTCTATGAGTTCAAAATTAAGGGCAAAGATTTGCAGTATCGCGCTATTGATGAGGCTATACGTACTAGCCAGTTCATTCAAAACAAGTGCTTGCGCTACTGGATGGATAACAAAAATGTTGGTAGATATGATCTCAATAAATATTGCGCTGTATTAGCTGGTGAATTTCCCTTTGCCGATGAACTTAATTCAATGGCTAGACAATCTGCTGCCGAACGAGCATGGTCTGCAATAGCGCGGTTTTACGATAACTGTAAAAAGAAAATCAAGGGCAAAAAGGGGTTCCCAAAGTTTAAAAAACATTGTCGCTCAGTTGAATATAAGACTACTGGGTTCAAACTTTCCACTAATCGCAAAGCGATTACTTTCTCTGATAAGAAAGGTATTGGAACTTTGAAGCTAAAGGGAACCTACGACCTTAATTACTACAACATCAAGCAAATCAAGCGTGTGCGTTTGGTACGCCGTGCTGACGGGTATTATGCCCAATTTGCGATTGATGTTGATGTCAAGGTTAAAACTCAACCAACTAACCAAATAGTGGGTATTGACTTAGGATTGAAGTACTTCATTGCCGATAATATTGGCAATGTGGAACCTTCACCCCAGTTTTACCGAAAGTCAGAAAAACAGTTAAACCGTGCTAACCGCAAAAAGTCTAAGAAGTTTAGTTTAGCCAAAAAGAAGTCTAAACAACAGCAGTCCAACAATTACCACAAAGCTAGGAATAGATATGCCCGTAAACATTTAAAAGTAAGTAGGCAACGAAAAGAATACTGCAAGAGATTAGCGTATTCCGTTATCCAATCTAACGATTTGGTAGCCTATGAAGATTTAATTGTGTTAGGGTTAGTTCGTAATCGACATCTAGCTAAATCAATTTCTGATGCTGGTTGGTATACTTTCCGCACTTGGTTAGAATATTTTGGTCATAAATATGGGAAAGTAACTGTTGCAGTACCTCCCCACAATACAAGCCAAAATTGTTCTAACTGTGGCGAAAAAGTGAAAAAATCTCTGTCTACTAGGACTCATATTTGTCCTCATTGCAACTACGTTGAAGACAGAGATGTCAATGCAGCAATCAATATCTTGAGACTAGGACTCAGTACGGTAGGGCATACCGGAACTTACGCTACAGGAGATTTGCCCTCTTGGGCGGTTGGCGCAAGCCTGCCCTCTTACGGCGAGTCGGTGAATGTAGAATCCCCGAATTTCTAATTCGGGGAGTGTCAATCCCAAGTATCCTCCTCTAACTGTCTTTCAATTTGAGAAATCGCTAATTTAATCACCGCCTGAACTCCTGCTTCCTGTTCTTGGCTCAATGCGGTTTGTAGAGGCTGTAGGGCGACGCCATCGCCAATTTTCATCAATGCCAAAGCAGCTGCTTTTCGAGTTTCCCAATCGGGATGATGCAATAACTCAACGAGGTTGGGAATCGCTGCTTGATGAGCTAAACTGCCCAAAGCTACCGCCGCTTCGCACCGCACCATTGTGGATGGATCGGTGAGGGCATTAATCAAAATTTGAAATGCTTCAGCCTCGGTGCGTTCTTCAGCGATTTTAGCGATCGCTCCCACCACTCCCGCCCGAACTTCTGGGGAGTCAGAGTTAATTTCCCGATACAAGTGTTCCTTGGCTTCTGCTCCAATAAATGCCAATGCCCATACTGCATATCCTTTGGCACTTTCTGGATATTCGGATGAGGCTAAGATTTTCAACAATGCTGGGACAGCAGCCTCACCAATTTTCGCCATCGCTCCCACTGACGAGGCTTTGACTACGGTATCTTCATCATTTAGGAGGGCGTTCACCAAAGTGGGAACTGCGATCGGATCGGCAATCAGTGTCAAAGTTTTAGTGCTAGCTCGCCGCACAACTGGGTTTGGGTGATTTGCCACGGCTTCCATCAACAAAGGAGTTACAGGCTTACCAACTTTACCCAATGCCTCTGCAAAACTCAAACGTACCATCCCCCGTGAATCCCCCATACTCTCAATCATCTGCTTGAGGATTTTTTGGTCATCAGGGTTGAAGGTATTGAGATTTAATTGCTCACTCACCGCTGCAAGTAAAGCATCAGTTTCGGCGTGGGATAGCTGAATTGAATTTTCCCCGGACTGAGTTTCAAAGTTGACCATGTGAATTAGGGAATGGGGGGTGGGGAGTGGGGAGATGAGGGAGATGAGGGAGATGGGTAATAACTAATTACCAATGCCCTATGCTTAATCCAAAATCCAAAATCTAAAATCCAAAATATTTAGTTACTTCCAGTTAGAGCAGCGTGCTGATTACGCAGTTCTTGGAGCGCGGCATCAATTTTGACAAGCTCAGGCTCCAATTTTGCCATGACGCTTACCCTCATCAATTTGGCGCGTTTTGCTGTTTCTGTAGTTTCTTGAACTAGACGTTCTCGATATTGCTCAAGTTCTGTAATGGCCTCTGCTAGATCTTGAGCAGTTACATCATTTGTTGTCAGTTCTGAGGTTTCATCCATATGTTTTGTTTGCCTTATGTGTATTTATGATGATTTTTTGCCAGTGTTTCGTTACTTTTTCGAGGCTGGTAGTTGTCTCATTCATACAAATGATTAATTGTCAAGAAAAAACTAACTAATAGCTGACAAAAGATACATTCCGATCTTCTCAGATTGCGTTACCACTGGTAAAGCTTTTTGGAAAAAATGTTTTCAAAGTCTTAGATCCCCCCAACCCTCCTTAAAAAGGGGGGCAAAAACTTATCAAAGTCTCCCAATTTATCGGGGTATTTAGGGGGATCTAAAAAATTACGAGGCTAAACGAGTAGCTTAAAAACACGCCCTACTCCCCACTCCCTTTTTCAAGTTAGACATCTTCTCAGCACCCTACAAAAAACAATCAAGAGGTTTCTTCTAGTGGAAAGATATCGCCGCGCAAATAAGATTCAAAGTGTTTTTTAAAGTATTGAATACTCGTTATATTCGGTTCATCGCTTTCTGTCGGCGTGAATTCATAAATTGGGACTTTTTCCCTGACTAGCTTCACCAATTTAGGATCGAGTTGCTCAAAATTATCTACTCTGAATATTGTAGTTTCAAATCTTAATTTAGCTGGATGAGCATATCCTAATTTCATCCAAGGCATCCAAGGACAATCTCTTGCCCATTTAGCAGGAGGAACTTCAGTTACATCGGGTCGGCAAGCATTTGAGATAAAATATTCAACTCCCTTAAACTTTTCCCCAGGGCAATAATCTGAGTATTTACTATCTCCTGCTAAGGGATGGGGGTATTCTAAAGGAATTTCCATCACAGAGGTGAGATATCCCTGACCTTTGGGGATGATAAATTTTTTTGGTTTGACTGAGCCTTGGACAATTCTGTTAGCAATATGTACTACTGGTACTGGTTGACTTGCTGTTGGTGAGTGCCAAAAATGAAGAATTTCTTGAGTGTTTGGGTCACAAAATAGACCTAATTCTCTATTTATTCTATGTCCCACTTCGCCATACTCAGAATCGGGTTTGATAAATACTTTTGTCGCATTCATCCCAATAATAGAGAACAATTTTTCTTTTGGTTTCTCTGGTGTTTCTTGCCACCAAATTTCTCCAGACCAATTGTAATAAAGCTGTAATCCATGATTTTTTTTGTAAAAATCAAGATTATTAAGTTCGTAGTCATCTAAGTAAGCACCCATAGTTATTTTGGATTTTAGATTTTAGATTTTGGATTGGGCATGGGGCATTGGTTATCAATTCTTCTGCATCACTCCCTCATCTCCCTCATCTCCCCCATCTCCCCAGTCCCCAGTCCCTAGTACGATAGTAAACGTGATAATTCTCCTCAGCAAT
It encodes the following:
- a CDS encoding phycobilisome rod-core linker polypeptide → MAIPLLTYAPSSQNQRVAAYEVPGDEQPRIFSTDNLLSPSDFGDLIEAAYRQLFFYAFAADRETYLESQLRNGQITVRDFVRGLVLSNTFKKSFYELNNNYRFVEQVVQRVLGRDVYSEREKIAWSIVVATKGIKGFIDQILDSEEYLSNFGYSTVPYQRRRILPSRAEGELPFNIKSPRYEDYHRAKLGFPQIIWQVEVRRFIPQEQKPKAGDPSQFLGMAQSINATGNAPQRVSSFNIDIEKSVPYRQIAGIK
- a CDS encoding DUF1838 family protein is translated as MGAYLDDYELNNLDFYKKNHGLQLYYNWSGEIWWQETPEKPKEKLFSIIGMNATKVFIKPDSEYGEVGHRINRELGLFCDPNTQEILHFWHSPTASQPVPVVHIANRIVQGSVKPKKFIIPKGQGYLTSVMEIPLEYPHPLAGDSKYSDYCPGEKFKGVEYFISNACRPDVTEVPPAKWARDCPWMPWMKLGYAHPAKLRFETTIFRVDNFEQLDPKLVKLVREKVPIYEFTPTESDEPNITSIQYFKKHFESYLRGDIFPLEETS
- a CDS encoding HEAT repeat domain-containing protein, which produces MVNFETQSGENSIQLSHAETDALLAAVSEQLNLNTFNPDDQKILKQMIESMGDSRGMVRLSFAEALGKVGKPVTPLLMEAVANHPNPVVRRASTKTLTLIADPIAVPTLVNALLNDEDTVVKASSVGAMAKIGEAAVPALLKILASSEYPESAKGYAVWALAFIGAEAKEHLYREINSDSPEVRAGVVGAIAKIAEERTEAEAFQILINALTDPSTMVRCEAAVALGSLAHQAAIPNLVELLHHPDWETRKAAALALMKIGDGVALQPLQTALSQEQEAGVQAVIKLAISQIERQLEEDTWD
- a CDS encoding NblA/ycf18 family protein, which codes for MDFPIELTLEQQFRLKNLKDQVKNLSQEEAQEFLLEVLRQMMVKDNLVKHLLKQA
- a CDS encoding RNA-guided endonuclease InsQ/TnpB family protein, producing the protein MFNLTYEFKLKPTQSQVVMFEEWLETHRRVYNHALAERKDWYKSRSCRVNACSLHSEYIIPADAPRPTFANQCKSLTAARKKSEYLKRVNAQSLQQTLRRLEKAFVSMWEQNHGFPRFKKPGRMRSFSFPQLGVNSLGNGYIKLPVIGEVKVRQSRQICDGGIIKQARVVKRVSGWYVMLTIQWDVSVPQPTPHGEALGIDVGLTSFIATSNGLTIKRPRFFVDAERKLKLLQQRVSKKPHGSNNWKKAQKKVASLHEYVANCRKDWHRKMSHQICNNTGMVFVEDLNLIGLSSGMLGKHCLDAGFGQFFNILEQTCFQRGVYFQKVDSRKTSQICPNCGVETGKKELSQRTHVCSNCGYTTDRDVAAAQVVLQRGLAAVGHTVKMQEFG
- a CDS encoding HEAT repeat domain-containing protein: MTTDSLFEQLKHPNPNLRERAMWQLAEVRDENTIPRLMSILDDEDVTYRRAAVKALGAIGVDAVPAVVESLVNSDNPTIRGSCAKALAQIAANHPDVPFPEEGLQGLKTALNDENGVVYIASVMALGEIGSPAFEILTEALKTTDNVAVAVAIVNALGSMGDVRGVEVLTALTNDETVDTYVRESAVSALPRLEQVIKYSRN
- a CDS encoding bleomycin hydrolase, producing MKSVITTVVSAADAAGRFPTTSDLESVQGSIQRATARLEAAEKLASNIDAVAKEGYDAAFKKYPYLTQSGEAGDTQVKKDKCLRDIKHYLRLINYSLVVGGTGPLDEWGIAGARETYRSLGLPTAPYVTALTFTRDRACSPRDLSPQALTEFRALLDYVINSLS
- a CDS encoding helix-turn-helix domain-containing protein, which encodes MTLTFDQAAYSKLLAEVAPKAIETEEEYDRALAIAERLTFAKNRTPEEQALHKLIVTLIEAYEAQNYPMDESAPHEILQHIMEASDTRQADLVGIIGSSGVVSEVVNGKRSISKAQAKALGDYFKVTPSLFI
- a CDS encoding phycobiliprotein lyase, giving the protein MDVMEFFQLSAGKWRSQRATHHLAFKRSETGESDIQVETLAADHPEIIELCQYHQIDPSLAVGGSRVRWLGTMAWDREDEENHQGKTIFAIVPDADNPRQGKLLRERGYAEIVPVIGLFHMDDEDGLVLTTEYETMSSIERFWFASPNMRLRSSTVKRFGGFSTASFCTETRIETSSEVSNKEEVTSKQQFYSVLGW
- a CDS encoding bleomycin hydrolase; translated protein: MVLDAFSRAVITADAKGAAIGGADLDALKGFIAAGNKRLDAVNAIASNASCAVSDAIAGIACENTGLLQPGGNLYPTRRHAACLRDTEIILRYVTYALLAGDSSVLDDRAINGLKETYSALGVPISSTVRAIQILKAISVAHITNTNTEANAGNKFRKLEVIQGDCSALAAEAASYFDRVISALS
- a CDS encoding type II toxin-antitoxin system HigB family toxin — encoded protein: MHLIAIRNLRTDASQHPDVKKQIDNWYTTLKKAEWQNLEDVRQIYRDAEAVGNFTVFNIKGNDYRLIVGIDYEDQTVYYKYFLTHSEYDKGNWKNDPYF
- a CDS encoding RNA-guided endonuclease InsQ/TnpB family protein, coding for MIVYEFKIKGKDLQYRAIDEAIRTSQFIQNKCLRYWMDNKNVGRYDLNKYCAVLAGEFPFADELNSMARQSAAERAWSAIARFYDNCKKKIKGKKGFPKFKKHCRSVEYKTTGFKLSTNRKAITFSDKKGIGTLKLKGTYDLNYYNIKQIKRVRLVRRADGYYAQFAIDVDVKVKTQPTNQIVGIDLGLKYFIADNIGNVEPSPQFYRKSEKQLNRANRKKSKKFSLAKKKSKQQQSNNYHKARNRYARKHLKVSRQRKEYCKRLAYSVIQSNDLVAYEDLIVLGLVRNRHLAKSISDAGWYTFRTWLEYFGHKYGKVTVAVPPHNTSQNCSNCGEKVKKSLSTRTHICPHCNYVEDRDVNAAINILRLGLSTVGHTGTYATGDLPSWAVGASLPSYGESVNVESPNF